In Candidatus Contubernalis alkalaceticus, the following proteins share a genomic window:
- a CDS encoding transposase gives MYFTKHKKGDPCVKPPRFKSYKYFFTQKYPQQGVSFEIHCGILRLAYGKNKSSWIEIKLPQPEYDFQAVKNVVVSYDQRDKKWYVSLNRHVQLPEKRVNAHTIYFDPGCKMTLTGIKTDYSVVEYDINPLRELNLKHYLLIDHLKSLRDKKQKHSGRWRRLNKKISGLYRKIRTQTKHYLHKLANQILKDHPDTNFKIGNWNKGQTLAATGIVIVDKRINCQV, from the coding sequence ATGTATTTCACCAAGCATAAAAAAGGTGATCCATGTGTTAAGCCTCCGAGGTTCAAATCATACAAATATTTCTTCACCCAGAAATACCCACAGCAGGGTGTTTCCTTTGAAATCCACTGCGGCATCTTGCGCCTGGCCTACGGTAAGAATAAATCCAGTTGGATCGAGATTAAATTACCACAACCGGAGTATGATTTCCAGGCGGTCAAGAATGTTGTTGTTTCTTATGACCAGCGGGACAAGAAATGGTACGTATCGCTGAATCGTCATGTCCAGCTGCCCGAAAAACGGGTCAATGCCCATACTATCTATTTTGACCCAGGTTGCAAGATGACATTGACCGGTATAAAGACAGATTATTCAGTTGTAGAGTATGACATCAACCCCTTAAGAGAGCTAAACTTAAAGCATTACCTGCTAATCGATCACCTAAAGTCTCTAAGAGATAAAAAACAGAAACACTCCGGGCGTTGGCGCAGGCTGAACAAGAAAATCAGCGGCTTGTACCGCAAAATACGCACCCAGACCAAACACTACCTGCACAAACTGGCTAACCAGATATTAAAAGACCACCCGGATACAAACTTTAAGATAGGTAACTGGAACAAAGGGCAGACCCTTGCTGCTACGGGCATCGTTATCGTAGACAAGCGCATCAACTGTCAGGTTTAA
- a CDS encoding zinc ribbon domain-containing protein: MGYLCYKAIMNAQQVEEFDERGTTRTCSGCGSQQQMPPNKRVYLCPKCGFKVERDINSVLNFLKNDNYAMWHGLGEVLSIVSYRFNPVTGANQRIESRSVILNYQDARGLLTP, from the coding sequence ATCGGATACCTGTGTTACAAAGCCATTATGAACGCTCAGCAGGTCGAAGAATTCGATGAGAGGGGTACAACCAGGACCTGTTCCGGTTGCGGCAGCCAACAGCAGATGCCACCAAACAAAAGGGTTTACCTTTGTCCAAAGTGTGGCTTTAAGGTGGAACGTGATATTAACTCGGTGCTTAATTTTTTAAAAAACGATAATTATGCCATGTGGCATGGCCTGGGCGAAGTGCTCAGTATCGTCAGTTATCGTTTTAACCCTGTAACTGGCGCAAACCAAAGGATCGAAAGTCGATCTGTCATCCTGAACTACCAGGATGCACGGGGTCTATTGACCCCGTGA
- a CDS encoding SAM-dependent methyltransferase: protein MNKDYKAESYDSNFIAQNMMGPNSMIVIEELLENVSIKNGMRVLDLGCGTGLSSIFLAREFGVQVFAVDLWVSATDNYKRLQQMDVDDLVIPIHADAHELPFSENYFDAVISIDAYHYFGNNDEYYSEKLRPLLKKDALVALAFPGMKYEVHKDIPDEMKKYWDNEALEMWHSIDWWKGKLENKVKDFEIKEMKCFDKAWSDWLSTENPYAIEDKEMIAVDNGRYMNIISITGKTI, encoded by the coding sequence ATGAACAAGGATTATAAAGCTGAAAGTTACGATAGTAATTTTATAGCTCAAAATATGATGGGTCCCAATTCAATGATAGTTATTGAAGAGCTTTTGGAAAATGTATCAATCAAAAATGGTATGAGAGTATTGGATTTAGGTTGTGGTACTGGATTGAGTTCAATTTTCTTGGCAAGGGAATTTGGGGTTCAAGTTTTTGCTGTTGATCTATGGGTATCTGCAACTGATAATTATAAGCGATTGCAACAAATGGATGTTGATGACTTGGTGATTCCCATACATGCAGATGCTCATGAACTACCTTTTTCTGAGAATTATTTTGATGCAGTCATAAGTATTGATGCATATCATTACTTTGGAAATAATGATGAATATTATTCTGAAAAACTTAGACCTTTATTAAAGAAAGATGCATTAGTTGCGTTAGCCTTTCCCGGAATGAAGTATGAGGTGCATAAGGATATACCTGATGAAATGAAGAAATATTGGGATAATGAAGCCTTAGAAATGTGGCACTCTATTGATTGGTGGAAAGGAAAACTTGAAAATAAAGTGAAAGATTTTGAAATTAAAGAGATGAAGTGCTTTGATAAAGCGTGGAGTGATTGGTTATCTACTGAAAATCCCTATGCGATAGAAGATAAAGAAATGATTGCTGTAGATAATGGAAGGTACATGAACATTATTTCTATAACAGGTAAAACTATTTAA
- a CDS encoding class I SAM-dependent methyltransferase, whose product MSNVEEKLAMSLTAESTELIPYLPYLLQDLWELGSSPKDIIYMVSKHINTSNKTKVLDLACGKGAVSIHLAKDLGCKVKGIDIISEFIVFADKKAQEYGVETCCEFTVGDINVAVENEKDYDIVILGAVGNVLGSPEETLIKLKSTVKNSGYIFIDDVYGKDDSDIRYPTRAKWLMIFQNSGLRLIDEKLIDDDELRSINVEQQAFILRRANELKKIHPEKASLFESYVQSQQAECDELENEISGVTMLLQVVK is encoded by the coding sequence ATGTCAAATGTTGAAGAAAAGCTAGCAATGTCATTAACAGCTGAATCCACCGAATTGATACCCTATCTCCCGTATTTGCTGCAGGATTTATGGGAGCTTGGTTCATCACCTAAGGATATTATTTACATGGTTTCAAAACACATAAATACATCCAATAAAACTAAGGTGTTGGACTTGGCTTGCGGTAAAGGCGCTGTAAGCATCCATTTAGCTAAGGATTTGGGCTGCAAGGTAAAAGGAATTGATATAATTTCTGAGTTTATTGTCTTTGCCGATAAAAAAGCTCAAGAATATGGTGTTGAAACCTGCTGTGAGTTTACGGTGGGTGATATCAATGTGGCAGTAGAGAATGAAAAGGATTACGATATCGTTATTCTTGGAGCAGTCGGTAATGTGCTGGGGAGTCCGGAAGAAACATTAATTAAGCTAAAGAGTACAGTTAAAAACAGTGGATACATTTTTATTGATGATGTTTATGGGAAGGACGATTCTGATATAAGGTATCCTACAAGGGCAAAATGGCTTATGATTTTTCAAAATTCAGGATTGAGGTTAATTGATGAAAAGCTGATTGATGACGATGAATTACGCAGTATAAATGTTGAGCAGCAGGCATTCATATTAAGGAGAGCCAATGAATTAAAGAAAATTCATCCAGAAAAGGCGAGTCTTTTTGAAAGTTATGTTCAGAGCCAGCAAGCTGAATGTGATGAGCTGGAAAACGAAATATCTGGAGTTACAATGCTTTTGCAGGTTGTAAAGTAA
- a CDS encoding helix-turn-helix transcriptional regulator, whose product MISIVKNSVRLNRVEKKLTQEELAEKVSVTRQTIGLIEKGQYNPTIALCLKLCQVLDKSLDQLFWLEEDDDGK is encoded by the coding sequence GTGATTTCGATAGTAAAAAACAGTGTTCGGTTAAATCGTGTTGAAAAAAAGCTAACTCAGGAGGAGCTTGCTGAAAAGGTGAGTGTAACAAGGCAGACGATAGGGCTTATAGAGAAGGGGCAATATAATCCTACGATAGCACTGTGTCTTAAGCTATGCCAAGTTTTGGATAAATCTCTTGATCAACTTTTCTGGTTAGAGGAGGATGACGATGGAAAATGA